In Streptomyces sp. NBC_00704, a genomic segment contains:
- a CDS encoding MFS transporter: MTSAEAAVPAERDRTITTDIPARLDRLPWSRWHWTIVFGLGTVWILDGLEVTVVGNIASRLSEPGSGLPITSGQVTGIAAALYVAGACIGALFWGRLTDKWGRKKLFMITLAVYLAATALTAVSFDTWWFLLFRFLTGFGIGGEYAAINSAIDELIPAQYRGRVDLIINGSFWLGAVAGSLLSIVALNTDIFAADVGWRLTFALGAVLALVILLVRRHVPESPRWLLIHGRDREAEEIVTSIEKQIEEDKGERLPRAEGELTIHQRRSVSFVEIARTVFSKYRRRAVLGFSLFIGQAFLYNAITFGFGAILTKFFDVPSGNTGYYFAVIAIGNFCGPLLLGKLFDTVGRRVMISSTYLLSGLLLFGTAWLFDQGSLNATTMTACWCVVLFFASAGASSAYLTVSEIFPMETRAMSIAFFYALGTAAGGISGPLLFAKLTDTGKVGDTVLAFCVGATLMCLAGLVAAFLAVNAERRSLEDIAKPLSAAAAKAKGVAGRGAKPA, from the coding sequence ATGACCAGCGCCGAAGCTGCCGTGCCGGCCGAGAGAGACCGCACGATCACCACAGACATCCCCGCCCGCCTGGACCGGCTGCCCTGGTCGCGCTGGCACTGGACCATCGTCTTCGGACTGGGCACCGTGTGGATCCTGGACGGCCTGGAGGTCACGGTCGTCGGGAACATCGCGAGCCGGCTGTCCGAGCCGGGCAGCGGCCTGCCCATCACCTCCGGGCAGGTCACCGGCATCGCGGCCGCGCTGTACGTGGCCGGCGCCTGCATCGGCGCGCTCTTCTGGGGCCGGCTGACCGACAAATGGGGCCGCAAGAAGCTCTTCATGATCACCCTCGCGGTGTATCTGGCGGCCACCGCCCTGACCGCCGTCTCCTTCGACACCTGGTGGTTCCTGCTCTTCCGCTTCCTCACCGGCTTCGGCATCGGCGGCGAGTACGCGGCCATCAACTCGGCGATCGACGAGCTGATCCCGGCGCAGTACCGGGGGCGCGTCGACCTCATCATCAACGGCAGCTTCTGGCTGGGCGCGGTCGCCGGTTCGCTGCTGTCGATCGTCGCGCTGAACACGGACATCTTCGCGGCCGACGTCGGCTGGCGGCTGACGTTCGCCCTGGGCGCCGTCCTCGCCCTGGTCATCCTCCTCGTGCGGCGGCACGTCCCGGAGAGCCCACGGTGGCTGCTGATCCACGGCCGCGACCGCGAGGCCGAGGAGATCGTCACCTCCATCGAGAAGCAGATCGAGGAGGACAAGGGGGAGCGGCTGCCGCGCGCCGAGGGCGAGCTGACGATCCACCAGCGGCGCAGCGTGTCCTTCGTCGAGATCGCCCGCACGGTGTTCTCGAAGTACCGTCGCCGCGCGGTCCTCGGCTTCTCCCTCTTCATCGGCCAGGCGTTCCTCTACAACGCGATCACCTTCGGCTTCGGCGCGATCCTGACGAAGTTCTTCGACGTGCCGAGTGGCAACACCGGCTACTACTTCGCCGTCATCGCGATCGGCAACTTCTGCGGCCCGCTGCTGCTGGGCAAGCTGTTCGACACGGTCGGCCGCCGGGTGATGATCTCCTCGACGTACCTGCTGTCGGGTCTGCTGCTGTTCGGCACGGCCTGGCTGTTCGACCAGGGCTCGCTGAACGCGACGACGATGACGGCCTGCTGGTGCGTGGTGCTGTTCTTCGCTTCGGCGGGCGCGTCGAGCGCCTATCTGACGGTCTCCGAGATCTTCCCGATGGAGACCCGCGCGATGTCCATCGCCTTCTTCTACGCCCTCGGCACGGCCGCCGGCGGCATCAGCGGCCCCCTGCTGTTCGCCAAGCTCACCGACACCGGCAAGGTCGGCGACACGGTCCTCGCCTTCTGCGTCGGCGCGACCCTGATGTGCCTGGCGGGCCTGGTCGCGGCGTTCCTGGCGGTCAACGCCGAACGGCGTTCCCTGGAGGACATCGCCAAGCCGCTGAGCGCGGCGGCGGCGAAGGCCAAGGGCGTGGCCGGCCGCGGCGCGAAGCCGGCCTGA